One genomic window of Polyodon spathula isolate WHYD16114869_AA chromosome 8, ASM1765450v1, whole genome shotgun sequence includes the following:
- the LOC121319848 gene encoding protein transport protein Sec61 subunit alpha, translating into MGIKFLEVIKPFCVVLPEIQKPERKIQFREKVLWTAITLFIFLVCCQIPLFGIMSSDSADPFYWMRVILASNRGTLMELGISPIVTSGLIMQLLAGAKIIEVGDTPKDRALFNGAQKLFGMIITIGQAIVYVMTGMYGDPAEMGAGICLIIIIQLFVAGMIVLLLDELLQKGYGLGSGISLFIATNICETIVWKAFSPTTINTGRGTEFEGAVIALFHLLATRADKVRALREAFYRQNLPNFLNLIATVFVFAVVIYFQGFRVDLPIKSARYRGQYSSYPIKLFYTSNIPIILQSALVSNLYVISQMLSVRFSGNFLVSLLGQWADVSGGGPARSYPVGGLCYYLSPPESMGAIFEDPIHVIIYIIFMLGSCAFFSKTWIDVSGSSAKDVAKQLKEQQMVMRGHRETSMVHELNRYIPTAAAFGGLCIGALSVMADFLGAIGSGTGILLAVTIIYQYFEIFVKEQAEVGGMGGLFF; encoded by the exons ATGGGAA TTAAGTTTTTAGAAGTTATAAAGCCCTTCTGTGTTGTTCTACCTGAAATACAGAAGCCCGAAAGAAAG atcCAGTTTAGAGAGAAGGTGCTATGGACGGCTATAACACTTTTTATATTCTTAGTATGCTGCCAG attCCATTATTTGGAATTATGTCATCAGATTCGGCAGATCCTTTCTATTGGATGAGAGTCATCCTGGCTTCCAACAGGG GCACCCTGATGGAACTTGGTATCTCTCCAATTGTAACATCTGGCCTGATCATGCAGCTCCTGGCTGGTGCTAAAATCATTGAGGTTGGAGATACACCAAAAGACAGGGCTCTATTTAATGGAGCTCAGAAAT TGTTTGGTATGATTATAACTATTGGTCAGGCCATTGTGTATGTTATGACTGGAATGTATGGCGATCCTGCAGAAATGGGGGCTGGCATCTGTCTCATAATCATTATTCAG ctgtTTGTTGCTGGCATGATTGTGCTGCTCTTAGATGAATTGCTTCAGAAAGGATATGGTTTGGGATCTGGGATTTCACTCTTCATTGCTACAAACATTTGTGAAACCATTGTCTGGAAAGCTTTTAGCCCCACCACAATCAACACTGGGCGAG GAACGGAATTTGAGGGTGCAGTGATTGCCCTCTTCCATCTGCTGGCTACTAGAGCTGATAAAGTCCGTGCTCTTCGTGAGGCTTTTTATCGCCAGAATCTGCCCAACTTTTTGAACCTGATTGCTACAGTGTTTGTCTTTGCTGTAGTCATATACTTCCAG GGATTCCGGGTAGATCTTCCAATCAAGTCTGCCCGTTACCGAGGACAGTACAGCAGCTACCCCATTAAGCTTTTCTACACTTCCAACATTCCGATTATCCTTCAGTCTGCCCTGGTCTCCAACCTTTACGTCATCTCTCAGATGCTCTCAGTTAGATTTAGTGGGAACTTCCTGGTCAGCCTGCTTGGGCAGTGGGCG GACGTAAGCGGAGGTGGACCTGCTCGTTCCTATCCAGTTGGGGGTCTGTGTTACTACCTCTCTCCTCCAGAGTCAATGGGTGCCATATTTGAAGATCCCATTCATGTTataatttacattattttcatgCTGGGATCATGCGCTTTCTTCTCCAAGACATGGATTGATGTTTCTGGTTCATCTGCAAAGGAT GTTGCTAAACAGCTGAAGGAACAACAGATGGTAATGAGAGGCCACAGAGAAACGTCCATGGTCCATGAGCTCAATAG GTATATTCCTACAGCGGCTGCTTTTGGTGGTCTGTGCATTGGAGCCCTGTCAGTTATGGCCGACTTCTTGGGAGCCATTGGATCAGGCACTGGGATTTTGCTTGCTGTTACCATCATCTACCAGTATTTTGAAATCTTTGTCAAGGAACAGGCTGAAGTTGGAGGGATGGGGGGCTTATTTTTCTAA
- the LOC121319846 gene encoding cell division cycle protein 123 homolog — MKKEQVVSCQFSVWYPIFKKHTIKSLILPLPQNVIDYLLDDGTLVVSGREEPPSHSQNNNSGEEEEIQWSDDETTATATAPEFPEFTLKVQEAINTLDGSVFPKLNWSSPRDANWIAMNSSLQCQSLSDIFLLFKSSDFIAHDLTQPFIHCNDDSPDPQINYELVLRKWCELIPGGEFRCFVKENKLIGISQRDYTQYYDHISKQEDDTYRSIQDFFQENIQYKFLDEDFVFDVYRDSRGRVWLIDFNPFGEVTDSLLFTWEELTSGTDLRDENSGEETTEQASPAFRYTTSDVTVQPSPSLSYRIPRDFVDLSTGEDAYKLIDFLKLKKNQQDDESDEDV; from the exons ATGAAGAAAGAGCAGGTCGTAAGCTGTCAGTTTTCTGTCTGGTATccgatatttaaaaaacacacaataaaaag TTTAATTCTTCCACTGCCACAGAATGTAATAGATTATTTGCTGGATGACGGAACACTTGTAGTTTCTGGGAG AGAAGAGCCGCCAAGTCACTCTCAGAATAACAACAGTGGCGAGGAAGAAGAAATACAG TGGTCAGATGATGAAACTACTGCAACTGCTACA GCCCCTGAATTTCCAGAGTTTACATTAAAAGTACAAGAGGCAATCAACACTTTGGATGGGAGTGTCTTTCCCAAACTAAACTGGAGTTCTCCAAGG GATGCAAATTGGATTGCTATGAACAGTTCATTGCAGTGCCAGAGCCTGAGTGACATTTTCCTCCTCTTTAAGAGTTCAGACTTCATTGCACATGACTTGACTCAACC atttattcaTTGTAATGATGACTCCCCAGATCCACAGATAAACTATGAG CTTGTTCTTAGAAAATGGTGCGAGTTAATCCCTGGTGGAGAGTTCAGATGCTTTGTCAAGGAAAATAAACTTATAG GTATCTCACAGAGGGACTACACACAATACTATGATCACATTTCCAAACAGGAAGACGATACCTATAGATCGATTCAGGATTTCTTCCAGGAGAACATACAGTATAAGTTCCTAGATGAAGACT ttgtGTTTGACGTCTACAGAGACAGTAGG GGTCGGGTGTGGCTTATAGATTTTAACCCCTTTGGTGAAGTGACAGATTCACTTTTGTTTACTTGGGAGGAGTTGACTTCAGGAACCGATCTTCGAGATGAAAACAGTGGAGAAGAGACCACAGAGCAG GCCTCTCCAGCATTTCGCTATACTACCAGTGATGTGACAGTCCAGCCGAGTCCCTCTTTGAGTTATCGGATACCCAGGGACTTTGTGGACCTCTCCACTGGAGAGGATGCATACAAGCTTATTGACTTTCTCAAGCTG aaaaaaaatcaacaagaTGATGAATCTGATGAAGATGTGTAG
- the nudt5 gene encoding ADP-sugar pyrophosphatase, with amino-acid sequence MDGSVGDARKASIPSVIKEEVIAEEKWVKLEKTTYIDPSGKTRTWETVKRTTKKHTSSADGVAIFAVLNRTLHYDCLVMVKQFRPPLGCYCLEFPAGLIDDNESAEDAALRELLEETGYKGEVAGVSPAICLDPGLTNCTTHIVTVNINGDDPENIKPKQKLGDGEFVEVVLVPLNELQKKIDEMVKKEHVVVDARVYIYAMGRTHAKSKPTELPVLKS; translated from the exons ATGGACGGATCAGTAGGAGACGCACGTAAAGCTAGTATACCATCTGTCATTAAAGAAGAG gtgaTTGCAGAAGAAAAATGGGTAAAACTTGAAAAGACAACCTACATTGACCCTTCTGGCAAAACAAG GACCTGGGAAACAGTGAAGAGGACGACTAAAAAGCATACTTCTTCAGCTGATG GTGTTGCAatatttgctgttttaaacagAACTCTCCACTATGATTGCCTTGTAATGGTAAAACAGTTCAGACCACCACTGGGCTGCTACTGCCTTGAGTTCCCAGCAG GCCTCATTGATGATAATGAAAGTGCAGAGGATGCTGCTTTGAGGGAACTGCTGGAAGAGACTGGATACAAAGGAGAGGTGGCTGGGGTCTCTCCAG ccATTTGTCTAGATCCTGGTTTGACAAATTGTACAACCCACATTGTGACGGTCAATATTAATGGAGATGATCCTGAAAATATCAAACCCAAACAAAAGCTTG gtGATGGAG AATTTGTGGAGGTAGTTCTAGTTCCTCTAAATGAATTGCAGAAGAAAATTGACG aaatggtGAAGAAAGAACATGTGGTGGTGGATGCAAGAGTTTACATCTATGCCATGGGGAGGACACATGCAAAATCAAAGCCAACTGAGCTGCCTGTTCTGAAATCCTGA